The genome window GGGGAAGCAAAGATGGCCACCATTGCCGTAATCGACTACGACGCAGGAAATCTCCACTCTGCCTGCAAAGGATTGGAAGCGGCGGGGGCCTCTCCCCAGGTGACGGATGCCGTGGCTGACCTCGAAAAAGCCGATGCGATCGTCCTGCCGGGGGTGGGGTCTTGGGATCCGACGGTGCAGGGCATTCGATCGCGGGGTTTAGAAGCACCGATTAAGCGGGCGATCGCGGCAGGTAAGCCATTCCTAGGCATTTGCATGGGATTGCAAGTTTTATTTGACGCCAGCGAAGAGGGCCAGGAACCCGGTTTAGGCATCGTGCCCGGTACCGTGCGGCGCTTTCGGCCAGAACCCGGTATCACCATTCCCCACATGGGCTGGAATCGGTTGACCCTGAACCAACCGGATTGCCCCCTGTGGCAGGGCATTCCCGAACAGTCGTGGATGTACTTTGTCCATTCCTATTATGTGGATCCAGTTAACCCACAGGTGCGATCGGCCACCATCACCCACGGCACGCAAACGGTGACCGCCGCGATCGCCACGGGCAACCTGATGGCGGTGCAGTTCCACCCCGAAAAATCCTCCGATGCGGGAATGCATCTCCTGGCCAATTTTGTCCAATGGGTGAATGCGAGACAGGCCGTTGCGGTCTAGGGTTGGAACAGATTGCATGAGCCTACGAATTTATGGCAACCGGCTG of Alkalinema sp. FACHB-956 contains these proteins:
- the hisH gene encoding imidazole glycerol phosphate synthase subunit HisH — translated: MATIAVIDYDAGNLHSACKGLEAAGASPQVTDAVADLEKADAIVLPGVGSWDPTVQGIRSRGLEAPIKRAIAAGKPFLGICMGLQVLFDASEEGQEPGLGIVPGTVRRFRPEPGITIPHMGWNRLTLNQPDCPLWQGIPEQSWMYFVHSYYVDPVNPQVRSATITHGTQTVTAAIATGNLMAVQFHPEKSSDAGMHLLANFVQWVNARQAVAV